A portion of the Chondrinema litorale genome contains these proteins:
- a CDS encoding ABC-F family ATP-binding cassette domain-containing protein has translation MTLVAQNISYTLPAGRTLFQNVNFNILRGKVTGLVADNGTGKSVLLKIFAGNLEPTTGNVERQGIIHYLPQHYGQFAHKTISEALGISDKIFALQKITEGSTETAFFETLADDWEIEEKAQRALAKWNINYSLETDFSRLSGGEKTKTLLASIELIKPDIVLMDEPTNHLDVHSREILYNWVKQTNTGLCMVSHDRALLNFCDTIAELTPNGINSYGGNYDFYEEQKEQQQLALNQKIEHESKTLNLQHKKQREIAANKQKASSRGEKKHQNKGTDKLTVNALKQSSEKTMSTIKQRQTKKLDSAQESITQLKAKKQAENLMKTDFQSSNLHKGKLLFEASNMNFTFNRQKNVFEKDQSFNIYSGDRIALEGGNGSGKSTLIKLLTQQLKPTKGTVSTHVKDWVMIDQEYTMLDRALSVYEQAESFNENALPEHELKIRLNRFLFGAESWDKKCIALSGGEMLRICLCCIMIKNQSPDLIILDEPTNNLDIKNMKVLTDTMSEYEGTLIVISHDQWFKSEMQLNKVIAL, from the coding sequence ATGACATTAGTAGCTCAAAATATATCATACACCCTTCCCGCAGGAAGAACCCTATTTCAAAATGTTAATTTTAATATTTTAAGAGGAAAAGTAACTGGTCTGGTAGCCGATAATGGTACTGGAAAATCTGTCTTATTAAAAATATTTGCTGGTAATTTAGAACCTACTACTGGTAATGTAGAAAGGCAAGGTATTATCCATTATTTACCACAGCATTATGGACAGTTTGCTCACAAAACGATTTCTGAAGCATTAGGTATTTCAGACAAAATATTTGCATTACAGAAAATAACTGAAGGTTCTACAGAAACTGCGTTTTTTGAAACTTTGGCAGATGATTGGGAAATTGAAGAAAAAGCGCAAAGAGCATTGGCCAAATGGAATATCAACTATTCATTAGAGACTGATTTCTCAAGATTAAGTGGAGGAGAAAAAACAAAAACACTTTTAGCTTCTATAGAGCTTATCAAACCAGATATAGTTCTAATGGATGAGCCAACCAACCATTTAGATGTGCATTCGAGAGAAATATTGTACAATTGGGTTAAGCAAACAAATACAGGTTTGTGCATGGTAAGTCACGACAGAGCATTGCTTAATTTCTGTGATACAATTGCAGAGTTAACACCAAATGGTATAAACAGCTATGGTGGAAATTATGACTTTTATGAAGAACAGAAAGAACAGCAGCAATTAGCGCTCAATCAAAAAATTGAGCATGAAAGTAAAACACTTAACCTTCAACATAAAAAACAAAGGGAAATAGCTGCTAATAAACAGAAAGCTAGTAGTCGTGGAGAAAAGAAACATCAAAATAAAGGAACTGATAAACTCACCGTAAATGCATTGAAGCAGTCTAGCGAAAAAACAATGTCGACTATTAAACAGCGACAAACCAAAAAGTTAGATTCGGCTCAGGAGAGCATTACCCAACTAAAAGCAAAAAAGCAGGCTGAAAACCTAATGAAAACGGATTTTCAAAGTAGTAATTTGCATAAAGGCAAATTGCTATTTGAAGCTTCGAATATGAACTTTACTTTTAATAGGCAGAAGAATGTATTCGAAAAAGATCAATCATTCAACATATATTCTGGTGATAGAATAGCTTTAGAAGGAGGCAACGGAAGTGGGAAGTCAACATTAATAAAATTACTCACTCAGCAATTAAAACCTACAAAAGGTACTGTTTCAACTCATGTGAAAGACTGGGTAATGATTGATCAAGAATACACTATGTTAGATCGAGCTTTATCAGTTTATGAACAAGCAGAATCTTTCAACGAAAATGCGCTTCCAGAACATGAGCTGAAGATTAGATTAAATAGATTTTTATTTGGTGCTGAAAGTTGGGATAAAAAATGTATTGCTTTAAGTGGGGGAGAAATGTTAAGAATTTGCCTTTGTTGCATTATGATCAAGAATCAATCACCAGATTTAATTATACTTGATGAGCCAACCAATAACCTCGATATAAAAAACATGAAAGTACTCACAGATACCATGTCTGAGTATGAAGGTACACTCATTGTAATTTCTCACGATCAATGGTTTAAAAGTGAAATGCAACTGAATAAGGTAATAGCTTTATAA
- a CDS encoding DUF1573 domain-containing protein, translating into MATFYKISTLVLLIFSFSFEVSAQGKIKFEKTAHVFGDIKEEAGPAEIEFKFKNEGREPLKLTSVRASCGCTTPEWSQEEIAPGAEGNVTASYNPKNRPGQFNKSITVKTNGDPEVVVLRISGNVIPRPKGVQDYYPMEIGNLRFKTTHVFFGDVMHNGTDTASTLVYNQGDTPVKLNLEASRLPSHITMTADNDVVNPKDTVRLSFTFDAVKKSDWGYNFDYFKFITDDTDTPEKRLNISATIKENFGEISADISRPKVKFNKLSHDFGKVSQKDKVSTSFTITNEGDAPLLIRKTKASCGCTATKPNKTQLAPGESTTIDVTFNTGSYKGKQKKSLTVIVNDPARPMTTLWIESDVQVATTDNSNGGEE; encoded by the coding sequence ATGGCAACTTTTTATAAAATATCAACTCTAGTATTATTAATTTTTAGCTTCTCATTTGAGGTTTCTGCCCAAGGAAAAATAAAATTTGAAAAAACAGCTCATGTTTTTGGCGATATAAAAGAGGAGGCTGGTCCAGCTGAAATTGAATTTAAATTTAAGAACGAAGGTAGAGAGCCTTTAAAACTTACTTCAGTGAGGGCATCATGCGGTTGTACTACACCAGAATGGAGCCAAGAAGAAATAGCTCCAGGTGCAGAAGGCAATGTTACAGCTTCTTATAATCCCAAAAACCGCCCCGGACAATTCAATAAATCTATTACAGTAAAAACTAATGGAGACCCAGAAGTAGTTGTTTTAAGAATTTCGGGAAATGTTATTCCAAGACCTAAAGGTGTACAAGATTATTACCCGATGGAAATTGGCAACTTGCGTTTTAAAACTACTCACGTGTTTTTTGGAGATGTAATGCACAATGGTACAGATACCGCTTCTACATTGGTGTACAACCAAGGCGATACTCCTGTAAAGCTAAATTTGGAAGCAAGCAGGCTGCCATCACACATTACCATGACAGCAGATAATGATGTAGTTAATCCAAAAGATACAGTACGATTAAGTTTTACTTTTGATGCTGTAAAGAAAAGTGATTGGGGGTATAACTTTGATTACTTCAAATTCATTACAGACGATACAGATACACCTGAAAAAAGATTGAATATTTCTGCTACAATAAAAGAAAACTTTGGTGAAATATCAGCAGACATAAGCAGACCAAAAGTGAAGTTTAACAAACTAAGTCACGACTTTGGCAAAGTATCTCAAAAAGACAAAGTTTCTACCTCTTTCACCATTACTAATGAAGGTGATGCACCGCTTTTAATTAGAAAGACAAAAGCATCTTGTGGTTGTACTGCTACCAAACCCAATAAGACACAATTGGCTCCGGGAGAATCAACTACTATCGATGTTACCTTTAATACTGGTTCTTACAAAGGAAAGCAAAAGAAAAGTCTTACGGTGATAGTAAATGACCCTGCAAGACCAATGACTACTCTTTGGATCGAGTCTGATGTGCAAGTTGCTACAACAGATAACTCAAATGGTGGAGAAGAATAA
- a CDS encoding GNAT family N-acetyltransferase, with amino-acid sequence MDAENLKEQTPLGAPISNRILFKKYIHKMLPEYKRQSMNYETMKYITGKALNEEECLKRFDFVMEVNGRHNEFGYYAVFDKNTNTVIGLSKIVLMSKECAEIGYALLPEFWRKGYGSEITKSLINYALQFENLNELIGIINPLNEASKMLLMKNGFTYLESKSVYDQLSDYYQLKIR; translated from the coding sequence ATGGATGCAGAAAATTTAAAGGAGCAAACGCCTTTGGGAGCTCCTATAAGTAATAGAATATTATTTAAAAAGTATATACATAAAATGTTGCCGGAATATAAAAGGCAAAGTATGAATTATGAGACCATGAAATACATTACGGGCAAAGCTTTGAATGAAGAAGAATGCCTTAAAAGGTTCGACTTTGTAATGGAAGTAAATGGTAGGCATAATGAGTTTGGTTATTATGCAGTCTTTGATAAAAATACTAATACAGTTATTGGTTTAAGCAAGATAGTACTGATGTCTAAAGAATGTGCCGAAATAGGCTATGCATTATTGCCAGAGTTTTGGCGAAAAGGTTATGGTAGCGAGATTACAAAAAGTTTGATTAATTACGCCTTGCAATTTGAAAACCTAAATGAGCTTATCGGTATAATTAATCCACTGAACGAAGCTTCGAAAATGCTTTTAATGAAAAATGGATTTACTTACCTTGAATCTAAGTCAGTGTATGACCAACTGAGTGATTATTACCAATTGAAAATTAGATAA
- a CDS encoding SpoIIE family protein phosphatase — translation MTRTFIIFFNSILFSLLISNSLFAQEIKSIKGFVIDEDGAPVNGVKISLGKGYVITDKDGNFIAEVGEGNEAFDNIQFFKRGHALKTWEKTQKNGDEVLKIFTSYTEFELLGKAFDEYGEVLKNTEVVLATADPQIIAQTNDKGIFSMHIPAYVRVNKKSVFIMKGRKVESEGIEFQEKGGILHVALPVKMQKIVVFDDSNQRLESFEVKVNGKGYTTNNKGEINIRLGDKKDNTFTAPGFAQNEVKYLSADQIIMVYLKKSEFDNTEVKTDTDLKTTDTNGDKDELIATTKTEDLVEQYGKDFNYIINELELEKQMLIERSNQIRTEMEKVAEKMNKEEELNDDEKEMLNEYMTQLESQLIENDLAYEDAQVKTKEIIDRMKMAMMNKDSLNQATEEKLEVAVIEKQKVEEELQRDIFIFSVVACSLLAILGVTVFSSRRIKKQRNELAIVNQQLNEAKDELVENVKEIHSQNEEIKKQSEDLKILNIEVTQKNKKITDNIRYALTVQEALLPSQDKMKKYLKDFFITYLPKDIVSGDFYWFTHIPAEDGATEKLFIAAVDCTGHGVSGAFMSLIGSTLLNEIVNQRQIHKTDDILYELNRNVAHQLKQKENAGNDGMDLSLCCIEYKNDDTVTVNYSGAKRPLTYFDHKTKEIKSIRGDRKSVGGKHNLDYQFSNQEIQLQKGDCIYLDSDGLTDQNNSQRERFGTQRLQNLLLEIAENPMVTQKKILEENLENHQGDNEQRDDILVIGIRL, via the coding sequence ATGACAAGAACTTTTATAATATTTTTCAACTCAATTTTATTCAGCCTTTTAATCAGCAATTCACTTTTTGCTCAGGAAATTAAATCAATTAAAGGTTTTGTAATTGATGAAGACGGAGCACCAGTTAATGGAGTGAAAATTTCTCTGGGAAAAGGATACGTTATTACTGATAAAGATGGGAATTTTATTGCCGAAGTAGGTGAAGGCAATGAGGCTTTTGATAATATCCAGTTTTTTAAGCGTGGACATGCATTAAAAACTTGGGAAAAAACTCAGAAAAACGGCGATGAGGTTTTAAAAATATTCACTTCCTATACCGAATTTGAACTACTCGGTAAAGCTTTTGACGAATACGGTGAAGTTCTTAAAAATACAGAAGTGGTACTTGCTACCGCAGATCCACAAATTATAGCTCAAACAAATGATAAAGGCATATTTTCTATGCATATTCCCGCTTATGTGAGAGTAAATAAGAAAAGTGTATTTATTATGAAGGGCAGAAAGGTAGAAAGTGAAGGCATTGAATTTCAGGAGAAAGGAGGTATTCTACATGTTGCTTTGCCAGTAAAAATGCAAAAAATTGTAGTTTTTGACGATAGCAACCAAAGACTTGAGAGTTTTGAAGTTAAGGTAAACGGGAAAGGTTACACTACTAATAATAAAGGTGAAATAAATATAAGACTTGGTGATAAGAAAGATAACACTTTTACAGCTCCCGGTTTTGCACAAAATGAAGTAAAATACCTTTCTGCAGATCAGATTATAATGGTTTACCTTAAAAAATCTGAATTTGATAATACAGAAGTAAAAACTGATACAGATCTAAAAACAACCGATACAAATGGTGATAAGGATGAGTTAATTGCCACAACCAAAACAGAAGACCTTGTTGAGCAATATGGCAAAGATTTCAATTACATCATCAATGAGTTAGAGCTCGAAAAGCAAATGCTTATTGAACGAAGCAACCAGATTCGAACTGAAATGGAAAAGGTTGCAGAGAAAATGAATAAAGAAGAAGAACTCAATGATGATGAGAAAGAAATGCTTAATGAGTATATGACTCAACTCGAAAGTCAGCTTATTGAAAATGATTTAGCTTACGAAGATGCTCAGGTAAAAACAAAAGAAATTATAGACCGCATGAAAATGGCAATGATGAATAAAGATTCATTAAACCAAGCCACCGAAGAGAAACTGGAAGTAGCGGTAATTGAAAAGCAAAAAGTTGAAGAAGAGCTCCAAAGAGATATATTTATTTTTTCTGTAGTTGCCTGTTCTTTACTAGCCATACTTGGAGTAACAGTATTTTCAAGTAGAAGAATTAAGAAACAAAGAAATGAGTTGGCAATAGTAAACCAACAGTTAAATGAAGCTAAAGATGAGCTAGTTGAAAATGTAAAAGAGATCCACAGCCAAAACGAAGAAATTAAAAAACAGTCTGAAGATCTTAAAATACTGAACATAGAAGTAACTCAGAAAAACAAAAAGATTACGGATAACATCCGATATGCTTTAACTGTACAAGAAGCATTGTTGCCATCTCAAGACAAAATGAAAAAGTATTTAAAAGACTTTTTCATCACTTACTTGCCTAAAGACATTGTATCTGGTGATTTTTACTGGTTCACCCATATTCCGGCTGAAGATGGTGCTACTGAAAAATTATTTATTGCTGCTGTAGACTGTACCGGTCATGGTGTGTCTGGAGCATTTATGTCTTTAATTGGTAGCACTTTGCTCAACGAAATTGTTAACCAACGTCAGATTCACAAAACAGATGATATTCTTTATGAGCTCAACAGAAATGTAGCTCATCAACTTAAGCAAAAAGAAAATGCCGGAAATGATGGCATGGACTTGAGTTTATGTTGTATTGAATATAAAAATGATGATACTGTAACGGTAAATTATTCTGGTGCAAAAAGACCTCTTACCTATTTCGATCATAAAACAAAGGAAATTAAGAGTATAAGAGGTGATAGAAAGTCTGTAGGTGGTAAACACAATCTAGATTATCAGTTTTCAAACCAAGAAATTCAACTACAGAAAGGAGATTGTATTTACCTTGACTCAGATGGTTTAACAGATCAGAATAATTCTCAGAGAGAAAGGTTTGGGACTCAGCGTTTACAGAACTTATTGTTAGAAATTGCTGAAAATCCAATGGTAACTCAAAAGAAAATTCTGGAAGAAAATCTGGAGAATCATCAAGGTGATAACGAACAAAGAGATGATATTTTAGTGATAGGCATCCGTCTATAA
- a CDS encoding M20 family peptidase has protein sequence MIKKLLLGFLLLSVCFVAVLLWNTIQMKPKDISVEPVEIPETDEAAIERFASAIRIPTVSHESEADFDSIPFLDFAKFLAQTYPYTDSLLEKRIVNRFSLLYKWEGKNSSLKPVVFMGHMDVVPVAAPQSSLKTEKAPDDLKANINSIWDVAPFGGEIKDGFIWGRGAVDDKISVIGNMEAAEKLLREGYKPERTIYFAFGHDEELGGEEGAKIIVELLKSEKVYPEFVMDEGGIITTNKIPNVTAPVALVGIAEKGFISATLSVDLPGGHSSMPGDDLAIEVLSNAIVKLRQQQPESRLTPPAKEFLLNIGPLMPFAERIVFANLWLFEGLMVKIYEGSSVGNATVRTTTAPTIFNSGYKDNVLPTKAKATVNFRILPGETTDDVVAHIKEVVADDRIVVEKGNFLSEPSPVSPTSNGGFKLIEKSILQIFPEVNVAPYLVVGGTDSRYYNEICENIYRFTPITDPIGFHDINERLSIEDYKKSIVFYYQIIKNAGNLK, from the coding sequence ATGATAAAAAAACTACTATTAGGTTTTCTTTTGCTTTCTGTATGCTTTGTAGCAGTGCTACTATGGAATACAATTCAAATGAAACCAAAAGATATTTCAGTTGAACCAGTTGAAATTCCAGAAACAGACGAAGCGGCTATTGAAAGATTTGCTTCTGCTATAAGAATACCTACAGTTTCTCATGAAAGTGAGGCAGATTTCGATTCTATTCCCTTTTTAGATTTCGCCAAATTCTTAGCGCAAACCTATCCTTATACAGATTCGCTTCTGGAAAAAAGGATTGTAAACAGATTTAGTTTGCTTTACAAATGGGAAGGTAAAAATTCAAGTTTAAAGCCAGTGGTTTTTATGGGTCATATGGATGTAGTACCAGTTGCTGCACCTCAGTCATCTCTAAAAACAGAAAAAGCTCCAGACGATTTAAAAGCTAACATTAATAGCATTTGGGATGTAGCTCCATTTGGTGGTGAAATTAAAGATGGATTTATTTGGGGTCGTGGAGCTGTAGACGATAAGATTAGTGTAATTGGTAACATGGAAGCTGCCGAAAAGCTACTTCGTGAAGGTTATAAACCAGAAAGAACCATATATTTTGCCTTTGGTCACGATGAAGAACTTGGTGGAGAAGAAGGTGCAAAAATTATTGTAGAATTACTAAAGTCTGAGAAAGTTTACCCTGAGTTTGTGATGGACGAAGGTGGTATCATCACTACCAATAAGATCCCTAATGTTACTGCTCCAGTTGCTTTAGTTGGTATTGCAGAGAAGGGCTTTATTTCAGCTACTCTTTCTGTAGATTTACCCGGTGGGCACTCTTCTATGCCCGGAGACGATTTGGCTATAGAAGTATTATCTAATGCCATTGTAAAACTTAGACAGCAACAACCAGAATCTAGGTTAACACCACCCGCAAAAGAGTTTTTATTAAATATTGGTCCATTAATGCCTTTTGCAGAAAGAATCGTATTTGCCAATTTATGGCTTTTTGAAGGTTTGATGGTAAAGATTTACGAAGGCTCATCAGTAGGGAATGCAACTGTAAGAACTACTACTGCGCCAACCATTTTTAATAGTGGGTACAAAGACAATGTATTGCCTACAAAAGCTAAGGCTACTGTTAACTTTAGAATTTTACCAGGTGAAACAACTGATGATGTTGTGGCTCATATTAAGGAAGTAGTTGCTGATGATAGAATAGTAGTAGAAAAAGGGAATTTCTTGAGTGAGCCTTCACCAGTGTCTCCAACTAGCAATGGTGGCTTTAAACTAATTGAGAAGAGTATTTTACAAATATTTCCAGAAGTGAATGTAGCTCCTTATTTGGTTGTAGGTGGAACTGACTCTAGATACTACAATGAGATTTGTGAAAATATTTACCGCTTTACACCGATTACAGATCCAATCGGATTTCATGATATTAATGAGCGATTGAGCATAGAAGATTACAAAAAGTCAATCGTCTTTTATTATCAGATAATAAAAAATGCAGGAAACTTAAAATAA
- the purL gene encoding phosphoribosylformylglycinamidine synthase: MILFFENQSGKIIACHTTDMLGESALNSLKWLFGDAKFLDAKELTGFFVGPRKEMITPWSTNAVEICLNMGIDGLKRIEEFMAVDDKKTAFDPMLQAMYEGLDQEIFTIDKKPDPILFIEDIASFNKKEGLALSDDEIAYLDSVSEKLGRKLTDSEVFGFSQVNSEHCRHKIFNGEFVIDGKVMPSSLFQLIKKTSKENPNILVSAYKDNVAFIKGPKIEQFAPATHDKPDYFVIKDIDTVISLKAETHNFPTTVEPFNGAATGSGGEIRDRMAGGTGSLPLAGTAVYMTSYSRLEKGRDWEKGMDERKWLYQSPMDILIKASNGASDFGNKFGQPLIGGSVLTFEHQEGDKRYGFDKVIMMAGGIGFGCLRDSKKRIPEKGDKIVVLGGDNYRIGMGGGAVSSVATGEFANSIELNAVQRSNPEMQKRVYNTIRAFAEADDNHIVSIHDHGAGGHLNCLSELVEETGGTIDVDKLPVGDPTLSAKEIVGNESQERMGLVMKPEHIEVLQKIAARERSPMYVVGETTGDMHFCFEDKSSGDKPINWKLEDMFGKPPKTVMQDKAVTEEFAPLTYSVDKLTEYLKAVLQLEAVASKDWLTNKVDRCVTGKVAKQQTAGPVQLPLNNVAVMAIDFLSKKGIATSIGHAPVAGLIKSDVGAVTAIAESLTNLVWAPLDHQLKSVSLSANWMWPCKNEGEDARLYKAVEAVSDFACKLGINIPTGKDSLSMTQKYSDGVVYSPGTVIISAVGEVSDITKIVSPVVKPEAGSKLLYINFSGDTFKLGGSTFAQVINQLGNEVPEVKGAEYFATAFNTLQQLIIDDEILAGHDISAGGMVTALLEMLFARNNYGMNINLDAFESKDLISVLFSENPSVIVQVSADSKAEEILANAGVEVQVLGEVVEARKLSISQNGTSQEFDVNALRDVWMKTSYLLDKKQSGEALATERFENYKSQELTYKFPAGFTGKFKDLGIDPTRRTPTGVKAAIIREKGVNGDREMAYSMYLAGFDVKDVHMTDLIAGRETLEDVNFIVFVGGFSNSDVLGSAKGWAGAFLYNEKAKKALDNFYAREDTLSLGVCNGCQLMVELNLLNPEHPQKTKMLHNASGKFECGFVNMDIPENDSVLFNNLAGTRMGIWVAHGEGKFNMPMEESAYNVVGKYSYQAYPGNPNGSDYNTAAISSANGRHLAIMPHLERTIFPWNWAYYDETRSADEVSPWIQAFVNAREWVKSKVL; the protein is encoded by the coding sequence ATGATACTTTTTTTTGAAAATCAAAGTGGTAAAATAATAGCCTGCCATACTACAGATATGCTGGGCGAATCAGCTCTTAACAGCCTCAAATGGTTATTTGGAGATGCAAAATTTCTGGATGCTAAAGAACTAACAGGTTTTTTTGTAGGCCCAAGAAAAGAGATGATTACTCCATGGAGTACCAATGCTGTGGAAATTTGCTTAAACATGGGCATTGATGGCTTGAAGCGAATTGAAGAGTTTATGGCTGTTGATGATAAAAAAACAGCTTTTGACCCTATGTTGCAGGCAATGTATGAAGGTCTGGATCAAGAAATTTTCACTATAGATAAAAAACCTGATCCTATTTTGTTTATTGAAGATATTGCATCTTTCAATAAAAAAGAAGGTCTGGCACTGAGTGATGATGAAATCGCCTATTTGGATAGTGTGAGTGAAAAACTTGGAAGAAAACTAACAGACAGTGAAGTTTTTGGTTTTTCTCAGGTAAACTCGGAGCACTGTAGACACAAAATTTTTAATGGTGAATTTGTGATTGATGGAAAAGTAATGCCATCTTCTTTATTCCAACTCATTAAGAAAACCTCTAAAGAGAATCCTAACATTCTGGTTTCTGCTTATAAAGATAATGTAGCTTTTATAAAAGGGCCTAAAATAGAACAGTTTGCACCCGCAACTCACGATAAGCCAGATTACTTTGTAATTAAAGACATTGATACAGTAATCTCTCTAAAAGCAGAAACACATAACTTTCCTACAACAGTAGAGCCATTTAATGGAGCAGCAACTGGTTCTGGTGGTGAAATTAGAGATAGAATGGCGGGTGGAACAGGCAGTTTGCCATTAGCAGGAACTGCTGTGTATATGACTTCTTACTCAAGATTAGAAAAAGGCAGAGATTGGGAAAAAGGCATGGACGAGAGAAAGTGGTTGTACCAGTCGCCAATGGATATTTTGATAAAAGCTTCTAATGGTGCGAGCGATTTTGGGAACAAATTCGGTCAGCCACTAATTGGTGGTTCTGTTCTTACTTTTGAACATCAGGAAGGAGATAAGAGATACGGCTTTGATAAGGTAATTATGATGGCTGGTGGTATCGGTTTTGGTTGTCTTCGCGATAGCAAGAAACGTATACCTGAGAAAGGAGATAAAATAGTAGTACTTGGTGGAGATAATTACCGAATCGGTATGGGCGGTGGTGCTGTTTCTTCAGTAGCTACTGGTGAGTTTGCTAATAGCATCGAGTTAAATGCAGTACAGCGTTCAAACCCAGAAATGCAGAAAAGGGTGTACAATACCATTAGAGCATTTGCCGAAGCTGATGATAACCATATTGTGTCTATTCACGATCATGGTGCTGGTGGTCATTTAAACTGTCTTTCTGAGCTAGTTGAAGAAACTGGTGGAACCATCGATGTGGATAAGTTACCAGTAGGAGACCCAACCCTTTCTGCAAAAGAGATTGTAGGAAATGAATCACAGGAGCGCATGGGCTTGGTAATGAAACCTGAGCACATAGAAGTTTTACAGAAAATTGCAGCCAGAGAAAGAAGTCCAATGTATGTAGTAGGTGAAACTACCGGAGACATGCATTTCTGTTTCGAAGATAAAAGTTCTGGTGATAAACCAATCAACTGGAAGTTGGAAGACATGTTTGGCAAGCCTCCCAAAACTGTAATGCAAGATAAAGCAGTTACAGAAGAGTTTGCTCCATTAACATACTCTGTTGACAAACTAACTGAATATTTAAAAGCAGTTCTTCAATTAGAGGCTGTTGCTAGTAAGGATTGGTTAACCAACAAAGTAGACCGTTGTGTAACTGGTAAAGTAGCGAAGCAACAAACTGCCGGACCTGTACAGTTGCCATTAAATAATGTGGCTGTAATGGCGATAGATTTCCTAAGTAAAAAAGGTATTGCAACTTCTATCGGACATGCGCCAGTAGCTGGTTTAATTAAGTCTGATGTTGGTGCAGTAACAGCCATTGCCGAATCTCTTACCAATTTAGTTTGGGCGCCACTCGACCATCAATTAAAATCAGTTTCTTTAAGTGCAAACTGGATGTGGCCATGTAAAAATGAAGGAGAAGATGCTCGCTTATATAAAGCTGTTGAGGCAGTAAGTGATTTTGCTTGCAAACTAGGTATTAACATACCAACTGGTAAAGATTCACTTTCTATGACGCAGAAGTATTCTGATGGCGTAGTTTACTCTCCAGGTACAGTAATTATCTCTGCTGTTGGTGAGGTTAGTGATATTACTAAAATTGTAAGCCCAGTAGTGAAACCAGAAGCCGGAAGCAAATTATTATATATCAATTTCTCTGGTGATACCTTCAAACTAGGTGGAAGTACTTTTGCACAAGTTATCAACCAACTTGGTAATGAAGTACCAGAAGTAAAAGGTGCCGAATATTTTGCAACAGCTTTCAACACATTACAACAATTAATTATTGATGATGAGATTTTAGCTGGACACGATATTTCTGCCGGAGGTATGGTAACTGCATTGTTAGAAATGCTCTTCGCTAGAAATAATTATGGTATGAATATCAATCTGGATGCTTTTGAAAGCAAAGATTTGATAAGTGTACTATTCAGTGAAAATCCAAGTGTAATTGTTCAAGTTAGTGCAGATAGCAAAGCAGAAGAAATTCTTGCAAATGCAGGTGTTGAAGTACAAGTACTTGGTGAAGTAGTTGAAGCAAGAAAACTAAGCATTTCACAAAATGGCACTTCTCAAGAATTTGATGTAAATGCTCTTCGTGATGTTTGGATGAAAACTTCTTATCTTTTAGATAAAAAGCAAAGTGGTGAAGCACTAGCTACAGAAAGATTCGAGAACTATAAATCTCAAGAGCTTACTTATAAATTCCCTGCTGGTTTTACAGGTAAGTTTAAAGATTTAGGCATCGATCCGACAAGAAGAACTCCAACGGGTGTTAAAGCAGCCATCATCAGAGAGAAAGGGGTAAATGGTGATAGAGAGATGGCTTATTCTATGTATCTCGCCGGTTTCGATGTAAAAGATGTGCATATGACCGACCTAATCGCAGGAAGAGAGACATTGGAAGATGTAAACTTTATTGTTTTTGTTGGTGGATTCTCTAACTCAGATGTATTGGGTTCTGCAAAAGGTTGGGCTGGTGCTTTCCTTTATAATGAAAAAGCGAAAAAAGCATTGGATAACTTCTATGCAAGAGAAGATACATTGAGTTTAGGTGTTTGTAATGGTTGCCAGTTAATGGTTGAGCTTAACTTGCTTAATCCAGAACATCCACAAAAAACTAAGATGTTGCATAATGCCTCAGGTAAATTTGAGTGTGGTTTTGTAAACATGGATATTCCTGAAAATGATTCGGTATTGTTTAATAACCTTGCTGGTACACGCATGGGAATTTGGGTGGCTCACGGCGAAGGTAAATTCAACATGCCAATGGAAGAAAGTGCTTACAATGTTGTTGGTAAATACAGTTATCAGGCGTATCCGGGTAATCCAAATGGCTCAGATTACAATACAGCAGCAATAAGCTCAGCAAATGGCAGACATTTAGCGATTATGCCTCACCTCGAAAGAACAATTTTCCCTTGGAACTGGGCATATTATGACGAAACAAGATCAGCAGACGAAGTTTCTCCTTGGATTCAAGCATTTGTAAATGCTAGAGAGTGGGTGAAGTCTAAAGTCTTATAA